The following DNA comes from Eretmochelys imbricata isolate rEreImb1 chromosome 18, rEreImb1.hap1, whole genome shotgun sequence.
cacaCTCCACACACAATGGTCTAGTGGTTAACACATAGGGAGTCAAGGGCactgggttcaaatcccatctctgccacagacttcgtGTGTGACACAGGATGaatcacttccctgctctgtacttcagtttcctcacctgtgaAATACAGAGAATATATTTACCTACCACCCAATGGGGTTTCAAAGCTGAATTCATTAGTGCTTCGAGATCTTCAGGCAGAAGGTACAAAATCTTACAAAGGTCCTGGTTACAGTCAAGCTCTGCTGATAGTTAAGTCATCTCCTGTAGAATCCGGATTTGCTAGAGGCAGGCTCAGCTATACCGGTCTGCACATCTGTGCTAATGCACGGCTGCCGAGAGCTCAAAGAGCATAGaataaattcatccctagtgCAATGGCACTGATCAGTCTGGCTTCATGCAGTTCTAGGTCACTGCTTTGCTGTTTCCCCTACCTGCAGGTTATATGCTTCTGGCCTGATCTGGGCTCTAGGGATGAAGTTTGCCATCGATAAAATCAACAACTCCACTTCCCTCCTCCCGGGAATAAAACTGGGCTATGAAATCTACGACACCTGCTTAGAGCCTGTGGTGGTCATACAGCCCAGCTTGTTATTCCTGACCAGGGAGGGCAGCACTGGCATCGGAGTCCTGTGCAGCTACACCGACTACCAGACCCGAGTAACAGCTGTGATTGGGCCTTATGTGTCAGACCTCGCTCTGATCACAGCCAAGCTCTTCGGCTTCTTTCTCATCCCGCAGGTAAGTCTTTGGAGAATCACGGCTTTTGCGTTATAGGGATTTGGCCCGGAGAGGGTGAgaggctagtggttagagtgctagCCTGGGCCTGGGGAgacctggttcaattccctgatCCACCACAGACATGGTGAGTTACTTcgtctctctgtccctcagtcccctgtctgtaaaatggggctaccTCTCAGGGGCGTGTGGATAAATGCACTCATGACTGTGGGGCTCAGACACTGCGCTGATGGAGGGCTATCGAAGTAAGACAGAGGGGTTGTGTGTTTCCTGATCACACGCGAGCTCCCTGGCTGGTGCCAGCAGACCGCTCTGCTGTACAAGTTGCTGCTGTTGATCCAATAGGTCAAAACGCAGCTTCATGGGTACAGTTTGGGCCTCCGTCTGGGAGGTACTGAGCACTCTAGATTCCTATCAGTGGAATCAAGGGGGCTTGGCCCCAGGCCCTCTGCCTACAGAGGGAAGCTCAGTTTCTTGATACCAGATCCCCTTTGAACAGGCGGCAGGGTGAAAATGCAGAGCGAGGAAATGACCAGCAGTGGGCGTTTACATACTGGGGAAAGTCACTGATTTTCATCCTCATGTCTGCAGTCTccccagtcagtcagtcagtcagtcaatcTACTTCCTTCTTATGCCTTTACCCTGAACCTGTCTTTTAGGCACCCCGCGCTATCAGATGTAATGGGACTGGGTGACAGGCTGGAATCGGTGGTTCTGGCTCCCAGTGGTTCTCTCCAGGACCAGCTTTGGTCTCACAGGATACATCTACGCTGGAGAGGTAATTTCCGGCGTGGGCGGACGTACGCACACTCGCTCTGTACGAGCTAGAGAACCATGAACAGCAGAGCAGTTATGGCTGCGCAGGCAGGAGGATGgtctggcctccctcagcacaatCCCATCCGACATCCTAGGTTATGTATTCAGGGTGGACAGCCCGGCCCGCAACCTGCGCTTCCATGTCCACACTGCTGGTTTTAGCATGGTAGATCAATCAGAGCTAGCGCAGGTATGTCTGCCCAAGatggaaattatacctccagTCCAGACAAGATGTTGGAGGGAATATCTTTgactgggccaacttctgttgctgagagtcTCAAGCTGAGCTCGGggtggcttgaaagcttctctctcaccaacagaacctggtccaatcaaagatatgacctcccccaccttctttctctaatatcctgggacagacacgGCTACAACTGTACTGCATACCTCCAGTCCAGTGCAGACGTATCCAGACACACTGGTCTCTCCCCCATTTCCAGGTTAGCTACGGAGCCAGCAGTGAGAAACTCAGCCAAGAGGAGTATTACCCGTCCTTTTTCCGGACTGTTCCCAGTGATAAGAGCCAGTCGAAAGCCCTGGTGCAGCTAATCAACAAGTTTGAATGGAACTGGATTGTGGCCATTGGGAGCGAAAACGAATATGGCCGTGAAGGCCTAGGCACCTTCTCCAACTTGGCCACAGCCCAGGGCATCTGCATAGCCTATGAGGCATTGATTCCTGCTGACCCATCAGCCCCACAAGATCACCAGAAACTGGAGAAAATAATCAAGTACATCAATGAGACCCAGGTGAATGTAATTGTCCTCTTCTCCGTGGACAAGCCAGTGCAGGCCCTGCTGGAACTGTGGATCAGTCATGGCTTCAGCCAGAAGGTGTGGATTGCCACTGAAGCCTGGGTGATGTCTGACATAGTCACCTCCATCCCTAACATCCAGACCATTGGGACAGTCATCGGCTTTACCATCAAGGGAGGCATTGTACCTGGCTTTCAAGACTACGTCACTGACCTCTTCGCATCCgtccagcaggagagcttctgccGGGCTTCCTGGGAGTACAGCCGCGACGCCGACTCTGCGGTGCTTGGCCCGCAGTGCAGGCAGTGCGACAACGTCTCCCTGCCCGACATCTCTCACTTGCTGGAGAACCAGCAGACCTACGCGGTGTACGTCGCGGTGTACAGCGTGGCCCACGCGCTGCACCAGGCACTGGGGTGCACGGCGGAAGGGTGCCCCAAAGCGACTGTCAAGTCCTGGCAGGTGAGCGAAGGCCAGAGTCTCAGCAGCAGCTTTTCCACTCCGACCCATCTGTCACGCTGCCGGCTTTCTCCCATCGGTCCTTTTCCAAATGCTAAGATTAATCCCCCTTGCCGTCTCCCGACATGAGCCCGTGACCTGAGCCACACTGACCAACTCCTTTAACTCAGGCATAGGATCTGCCATAATGGCTCATCGTGCCATTGGCCCATCAGGTCCAGTTTCCTGCCTCTGGCAATGGCCAAAATGTGGTCCAGTGGCCtctgagtcaggagacctggattctattcctgactgCCACAGACCTTCTGGGTGACTTCCAGGCAAGTTACTTGCCCTTGGTGTGCCCCTGTTTCCGCAGCTGTAAAACCGGGAAAGcggtactttgagatctacaaagGAACAGCGTATTTATTAACATGACCCCACACTGCAGTAAAGGGCCGTTAAACGTGCAGCAGGTCCCCAAGTCAGTTCCACACCAAGGATAATGCTAGATCAATGCTTTATAAAAAGGGGAGATTCCTTCCTGAGCCCAGCAGTTACCAGCTGATGTCCAGAAGCCTGAGAGCTGATGGCTGCTACCTTAGCCTGCCCAGGTGACAATGATTTCAATCAGAAAATGAGACATTCATACCCAGCCCACTGCCACACTCAAAGCAGGTCTGTCTCCctgcaatgtaaacccagggttagtagaacttgagccagcagaccctgggtttggtAACCTAGGGCTTGAGAGGGCTATCTAccctcatttgtaaccccagctAGGAATCACTGTATATGGGCTCCAGCACCAGCACCGTATTATGCAACCCTGGGGCCAACCAACTATACCCTAGATTTCCTAGCGCCCTCCCAAAACGTGGCCCACGCTAGCCCTTTGTTCGTGGAGCAGCGTGGGAAAAGGtcactgtccaccaaacttgaccatccagagaacaaagaaaggtcggcccatgggattgtgggatacttttggcggCCTTCCAGGGCATGAGTCAAATGGGtctgtgtctacattgcaaagcaatagggcttgaaccctgggtcctggctccATCCTCGTGGAGCCCTGGGTCCTTGGATCGGAGTCCTGGGTTAGTGTGATGTGTGTGTAGCGGGAAGGGGGGTTAGCCTTGAGCCTGAGTTTGACACCTGGGCTAATACTGCCATGTAGACACACCCCGTACACTGTAGTCATGGGGTGTGGTTGTAGCTGAAGCCGACATACCCAAGTTAGCTTTAATTGATTTAACTTGGGTCCCACAGCAGCAAGCTTCAGCATGGGTTGTACACAAACCCACCCCAAACCCTGGGCAATTACTTGTGGGGATAGCCTGGGCTGAAGCGCTTGCTGCCACAGCTTTACTGAGCTCGCTAGACGAAAGCTAGCTCTGCTACGTCGGGTTGGGCCGCAATCACACCCAGCGATTGCAATCCAGAGGTACCCAATATCGGCGAGTGCTTAGCAAAATCTCTCAGCCTCCCGCCGCCCACAGCCAATCGTgccttctccccttttctctgcagctgctggacATCATGAAAACGCTTCGGTTCACCCTTGATAACCAGTCATTCCAGATGAACCAGTTCCATAGCACAAACCAGGGCTACAACGTCATGTTTTGGAGCTGGCAGAAAAACAGCCTCCAGTATATATCCGTCGGAGACTACCAGGGGTCCTTAAGCATCGACACATCCCAGATTCGGTTTCACACCCTGGATAACACGGTAAAGAGTGAGGGCAGAGGTGCTGCTAATCACAACACAGTAACAAAGCTGCACCTACCTACCCACCCAGCTTGCTTGCTGTGGCCACTCAGGACTTTATGGCTACAGCAGTTCTTCCTGCTCCCAAACAGACCCCAGCTGTGTGAGCTAAAGGAGAGTCCTCCTTAGCAGTATAGGGACTCAGACACAGAGCTCTGGTCCTACCCAATACGAGGCATTGGTGCCCATACTCAGCCCGTGTGGTTCAGTATCGTCAAATTGCTGCTGCTGAATGTCTGTGGCTTTGTTCATCTTCCAGAAGCCTGTATCCACGTGTTTTCAGCGGTGTGAACCAGGGCAGATTAAGAGAGTGAAGGGATTCCACCTCTGCTGTTATGACTGTATCGACTGTGAAGAAAACACCTACCAGGGCACCAGAGGTGAGGCTTGGGAAAAGCAACTGTCTGAATAACCCATATCCCAGCTGACTTTAGGTCACACAACTTCCTCTAAGGAAAATTGGTGTCCAATTCTATGCTGTTCCTCTGAGAGGCCTGGTGTACAAGATGCAGACCATGGGGAGGAGCCATCTTTGCCTGGCCTGATCCTGGGCCAGTGCTGCTCCCACCATAAGTTTGGAGCAACCCTGGGGCTGCTCTATTTACAGCCTCCAAAGGGCCGAGTCACAGCTCCACATTTCTGTAGTGGCATGGGCTGCAGACATGTGCTCCTGCCATTGGCCGGCTCCTAGCATACCCCCTACACTTGTGAATAGGCCAGGGTTGGTTATGCCAGCCCCATGGTGGGGGAATTTCCCCCCAGTACCTTGTGACATCTTTGCAGCCCCTGTACGCAGCTCGAGTGGCATGGGGTGGGTGAGCAGCTTTCACTCGCCTCTTGGTCTGCCCCTGCTActggccagtgcaggattgttccctatgatatattctccagtgctttgtccagcATCCTTCTGAAGGGCTCAGGTGACAGCCAACGCAGGGCCAAAGCAGCGGGAGCGAACCTATGTGACATGAcgggattttatttttatagttttgTGAGAAGGTGAAAATGATCATTGTGGCACAACTGACGGGTCTTTTGGAAGCAGGGGCGCCTGCCTGATGGGGGGAGTAGAAGCGGAAAATACCCAGGGCTTGTTTGGAGGCAGACAGGGGAGGAGATTGGCTAGTCACAGGCTCTGGGGACCCTGAAGATGCTTGCATATTTCCGGCGACTGTAGGAACTGCATCGGCTGCTCCGTTCACCCGTGCCGGTGACCAGTCATCACGAGCTGCCTGCAGCAGGGTCATTGCAGCCCAGAGAGATGGCGTGCAAAGCCGTGCCCAGCCTCACGTCCCCTCCTCATTGCTTGTTTTCAGAAGACTTGTTTTGCACTGAGTGCCCAGAGCACCAGTGGTCACCTATTCGAAGCACCAAGTGTTACGACCGCAGCGAGAGGTACCTCTTCTGGGACGAGCCGCTTGTCATCGGCTTGCTGGTCCTCATGCTCTTCGCCACGGTGCTGACCTGCCTGTCAGCAGTGCTCTTCCTTAAGAACCTCAACACGCCCCTGGTGCAGGCGTCCGGGGGCACCAGGAGCATctttgccctgctctgcctcttgctGACGTGCCTCAGCTTCTGCCTGCATATAGGGAAGCCCAGCGTTGTCAGCTGTATGGTCCAGCAGCCCTTCTACGCCCTGGGCCTCAGCGCTTGCTTCTCCACCTTCTTAGTCAAGTCACTGGAGATCGTCTTGCTGACGGAGTTCACAAGCTGTCCCAaaagctccctgctctgggtgaCCCAGAAGAGGACTTGGCTCGTTGTCACCATTGCCTGCCTGGTTGAGAGCATGCTCTGTTTTTGGTACATCTACTCGGTTCCAGCCATCCCGGCGAGCAATTACAAGCTGCTGCACTCCCAGGTTCTGATCGGTTGTAGGGTTCAGTCCTGGTTCGCCTTCATTATGATCCACGGCTACACCGGCGGCCTGGCATTCATCTGTTTCCTCTGCACTTTCATGGTGCAGACCCCTGCCAAGAGGTACAACATGGCCCGGGGGATAACATTTAGCATGCTGTCCTACTTTGTTACTTGGATCGCTTTCGTTGCCACCTATAGCACGGTGCAGCCCACGCAGCAGCCCGCTGCGCAGATCTGCAGCGGGCTGCTGTGTGCGCTGGGGCTCCTGGCCTCCTACTACCTCCCAAAATGTTACATCCTTTTGTTTAAGCCCGAATGGAACACGGTGGCTTATTTCCAGTTACACCAAGGAGGGGCCTCATGAGGACTCCCGCTAACCAGACCTGTTCTAGGCTGCTGTGAAATAGAAGTTGGGAGGACTTTAAATGTTAGCGAGGATGGTTTGGTTTGTAATGACACCATGAGCTGCAGTCGAAAGACACAATTACtgtataaaaatacacacacagcccTACCTGGTAGACTGAAGACTAGAACCTTTCCagctaaaaaaaaatatcacaggGTTCTGAtgcttgaactaaaggactaTGCCCCAGGTGACAATAATAGTAGGTCCCATATCCTCTTGGGCCAACAACAAGCACAGCATTGCTCAGTCAGTCACTTTCATAAAGCCAGCAACATTACAGGTTCCATTTAGCAAGCATCCTAAGGTTCGGATGCTTCTCTGCAGCATCTGTTCCTGTCGGATCGGCACATCTGAGCTGGGAACCTCACCAGACCCAGCTCCCTCAAAAGATTTCCGGATTTCCTGGTTCTAGTCAGGGCAGAAATAAAAGTCGGCCTGCTTCTCTCGTGCTATTTCTGTACATCCATTTCCGGTCCTGACCAGAGCATGGAAATGCAGGAGAAGCCACAGAAAGAAGGGATAGCATGGGGTGGGTGAGGAGAGGACTTGCTCTCATGGAAGAAGCAGATGTTCAGAACCTCTTGAGTGTCAACTGGTGAGTTTCCAATTCCAACtcaacagtaggggaaaaaaatagctACGGCCCAGGAATTGCCAAGTACATATATACAGATCCTTTATTAATGCTCTCCAAATATGCACCACAGGCAGCATGGATGGAGGAGAGAACCCACTGAAATGCCTCTGCGTTGCTGCTAGGGTGAGAACCACGTAGAATTGTATTCAAGGATCAGGTCCTCCAGTCCCAGCAACTAATTTGAAGGCTGGAGTTTGATTCTGGCTTCCATCCTCCTGGATGCTTCTTAATATATATGTTTGCTCTGTTCCTAGCGCCCAAGCTTGCTTTGCAACACACTGGGTTTGTAACTCCAGGCTAGCGTAACAGGAATGCATGTATTTCTACATGTTTtgtgtttattaaaaaataataaaagacattCTGCAGCCTTGGATTTACTTTGTAGAAGTTACAGTGAATGAAATCATTTCACCATCTAAATCAGCGGCAGGCCAAAGGGGCAACCAAAACCCAAAGAGACTCCCGGATACATCTCAGGCCAATATACCATATTTCATGTTGGGATCTATCATTTCTTTGTGCTGCCCTTTTGCCTTAAAAGATGAGGGTGACTCCCATCTGCTTGAAGTTAGCTGTGACCCTGGGTTCTTGGAAAATAGCCAACGTAGCCTTGGGTTGGGGCAATTTTTGCATGCCCTTGATTTCACTTTGAGGAATACATCGAAGGGGGGCTGGGTACATGGGAGGGGAAGATATGGGAGAAGAGAACAAGAGTAGGtcacacctgaaatggggggaaaggaaggaattGGAAAAAAGAGTATAATTTTTCTCCTCACAACTGATATAAATTAATGCTGGAATCCCACCTGAGCATTCTGGTGACAAACTTTCCTCTTACCATTTATACCTTCCCCAGGATCCTTCAGTATACAGGTAAGAATGTGCTATTCCTTAGATCTATCTAATCTAGCTACCACTGCATATATTTGTACCAAGGCTTGTAGAAACCACATCTAGATCAAGTATAAGGGGAAAATATCTGGCCTGATACAAGGGACATATTAAGCTGCCTTTGCAAAGAACATGGAAATGAAGTGAAAATAGAAAATGCAAATCTTGCCGTCCCAAGTCGGAGCAAAATGCTCCCACAGCCTCTGCAAACATGCAAAGGATCAACCAAAAGACCCACTCCTCACCCAGTGGGACCGTTTGCATTGGGATAAAATAGCAAAATCCTTGTTGCAAATTATGAACtacatgtaaaaaaaacccctcacctGTTCATAAAACAGGCTCAGGAATTGTTAGATCAAGTCAGAGCAGTGGTTTGTCTAATTTAGCAACCTGCCACCAACAGTGACGAATagcagctgtttcagaggaaggggTAGGAAACCCTATAAAccgacaattatggaataactagCTCATAGAAGTTCCTTCAGAGCTGGTTAATGCTCTGAAACATGAGGGTTTACAtattctccatttttaaaaaatcctatctAATGTAAATGGATGTTTTCATTGTCCATAGAGTTGTCCAAATCTTTTTGAAACTCTACCAAGCTCTTGGCATATTTcattgcaatgagttccacaggccaattATTGCATTGTGGTTTGTCAGCTTCGGCTTACTACAAACATCAGCCCAGGCTCCTTCAATTTGGCCTATTTCTTAAGGGCTACATCCAAACCCTAAAGATATGGGTTTTTTGTACAGCTGTGTTAATGGAATTAGATAGGAGTAAACAGAAATAGTAGGAATCTCCACTGCCACTTTCTATCTCCATATAGCAACAAACATTCATACCCTCGAATTGATCTTTCTGCCAACTGCCTTTTCGGTTCATTTCCAATATATGGATTGCTCCAGAAGCATCTGCTGTCTGTGCAAAGCATTCCACTCATCATTTACACTCTGCGTAGAGAGAGACAtgctctggggaagaggaggggaagcaCAGAGGGAGCGTGCAAACTATTTATTGCAAAAGTTACAAAATTCAAGAGAGGGAAAGGTTTGATCCCATAGGAAACAAATGCATTAAAATCCCTCTCCGAAATTCTAATTGCACCCGAAACAAAGATGGGACATTTATTCTTTGGTTACCTCGCAGCTGCTTCGGATATGTCACTGAATATTTTCTTAACGAGAGGTAGAACTTTATTATAGATGATCCCTCTTTCGGCTACAACAGCCAGAAggcattttgggcctgatcctaaaGCCCACTGGAAAGGACGACTCACGACGGCTTCAGTAGGCTCTGGATTAGGTGAATCAGGGTTTTTAGGACTCCAGGTGGTCAGGATCTCAGGGATACATCTCACCTACCCGACGGAGTTACCTGTAGCCAGCAGCGGGTAACACCGCACTGAGGCATCGATTCAGCATTGTTTCACAGGGAAAAGTGCCTCCTACTGAATGAACATCACTTCCACCTTGGGCTTTCCTTGCTATCCCTACCCCAACCCTGGAGATCACAGCCCGACGTGGCACTGCTGCCCACGGACATGCCAAAGCTTCGTCATCAAAGGCAAGAGGGAGGTGGAAGCTTCCTGCCACCCGGTGGCTACTTCTGTTGGTCTTAGAGGGGGAGCTGCCTTAGGGGCCATTTGCATTCAGGCTACAGTGCTACAAAACCACAGTAATTATGGGCCTCagccaaagcccactgcagtTACGGGAAATCTTTCCATTGCCATTTCTGGGAAATGGCTCTCTTGGTCTCAGTGCAGCATGGAGGCTAGTCACTTTGGGCTAGATTTACAAAGGCCTAAAGATGTGCGTCTAGAGGGATCCACAAATGGCACCTAACcggattaggtgcctaactcccattgcaaGTCAATGGGCGTTAGAACACTTGCAAATCTCACtaggcccctccctgcatcctgagatacctaaatacctttggaaatctggccctttgttgtTAAATCTAAATTAACACGTCACCCTCCCAATTCAttcccctccccagagcagcatcACCTTGACATGATCGGATGTCACCGCATCCGACTCTGCAGAAGGCTAGCTGCtttcaggaggcaggggatggTAAGCCTATTGGAAGATCCCAGATCTCTCAAATCCCGCTAAGAAGGCAGAGCCACGTTACTGCCTCGGCCCCCGAGGAGCAGCTTCTTTTGTCCCGttcagagcaggaggagaggaaCGAGCGTGAGAGCGACAGgcagaagggaagaggcagaggagagCTAGAATCC
Coding sequences within:
- the TAS1R3 gene encoding taste receptor type 1 member 3 — protein: MARALLLYLSFVSSAAHRRTCMSAQFKKPGDYILGGLFPFGMNTMNLSERLEPSVIMCDRLYASGLIWALGMKFAIDKINNSTSLLPGIKLGYEIYDTCLEPVVVIQPSLLFLTREGSTGIGVLCSYTDYQTRVTAVIGPYVSDLALITAKLFGFFLIPQVSYGASSEKLSQEEYYPSFFRTVPSDKSQSKALVQLINKFEWNWIVAIGSENEYGREGLGTFSNLATAQGICIAYEALIPADPSAPQDHQKLEKIIKYINETQVNVIVLFSVDKPVQALLELWISHGFSQKVWIATEAWVMSDIVTSIPNIQTIGTVIGFTIKGGIVPGFQDYVTDLFASVQQESFCRASWEYSRDADSAVLGPQCRQCDNVSLPDISHLLENQQTYAVYVAVYSVAHALHQALGCTAEGCPKATVKSWQLLDIMKTLRFTLDNQSFQMNQFHSTNQGYNVMFWSWQKNSLQYISVGDYQGSLSIDTSQIRFHTLDNTKPVSTCFQRCEPGQIKRVKGFHLCCYDCIDCEENTYQGTREDLFCTECPEHQWSPIRSTKCYDRSERYLFWDEPLVIGLLVLMLFATVLTCLSAVLFLKNLNTPLVQASGGTRSIFALLCLLLTCLSFCLHIGKPSVVSCMVQQPFYALGLSACFSTFLVKSLEIVLLTEFTSCPKSSLLWVTQKRTWLVVTIACLVESMLCFWYIYSVPAIPASNYKLLHSQVLIGCRVQSWFAFIMIHGYTGGLAFICFLCTFMVQTPAKRYNMARGITFSMLSYFVTWIAFVATYSTVQPTQQPAAQICSGLLCALGLLASYYLPKCYILLFKPEWNTVAYFQLHQGGAS